The region TCTTCTCGCTTTCGCGCACGCGCAGATCCTTCATGAACTCGATGTGAATGTCCATCATCTCGCGCGACACCTTCTCATCGTCTGGGGCATTCTTGGCGTAGCGCAGCTTGTGCTCGGCGTGATCCAGCCAGTCGAACAGAGCCTGGACACGGGCATTCAGCTTCTCAGCATCGACCAGGGCCACCTCGAGACGCTCGCCGCGTTTGCCGACAGCACTCTTGACCTCCTCCCAAATGGACTGCAGCTCATCCAGCTGGCGTCCCACCTCGGGATTGTTGCCCGATCGCTCCAGATCGCGTCCGGTCTTTAGCACGCCCTGCATCTGAGCGGCCCGCTTCTGCAGATCCTGCTCGATGTGCTTATGGTGCTCGCACAGTCCTTGAACCGTCTCCAGGTCGCCGTGGACGGGTCCGTTCTCATTAAGGCGACTCTTGGCCTTCTTCAGCCACTCGAAGAGTTCGCCCAAAGCATCACTGAACTGACCCGATAGCAGGAGGGCCTCCTCCAACTTGCGCTGGCGTTCGATGCTCTTGGACCAGACTCGGGTCCACTGCTCCTTCAGCTCAAGCAGCATCTTGTCCAGCACAGGGCGGTCGCCCTTGGGCGCTCGCTCCATGAGGTTCTTGCCAGTGCGCATGGTGCCGTCGTAGACCGTCTGCTTGGCAGCCAGCTGGCGATGGGTCTCCTTCAGCTTGGCGATGTACTTCTTGATCTTTTGCGGCTCCTTCGAGGCAGTAGCCTCCTCGATGATCTGGTCTAGGACCTGCTCGGTCTCCTGCAGATACTGCATCATGCCACTCCAGGCATCGTTGAACTCACGCGCCTCCTTGTAGCCATGATCCAGAGCCCTGGTGCGCTCCGCTGCCTTGCTGACAACGCGCTCCCAGCGATGCTGCACGGAAACAAGCAGATTCTTGATAAGGATCACGTCCTGCTTTTGGCTGAAGTACTTGAGATGTGTGCCCTTcttgtccagcagcagcatggccTCGCGGTGTGTGCTCACGTCCTTCTGCAGAACCTTGTGCTCCTCCATCTGGGCTTGGATGGTCTCCAGAACGCGCGAGACGGCATCGGCATTCGACAGCTGCTTTTCGGCTTGGGTCAGCCACTCAACGAACGCCTGCAGGGTATCGTGGAACTCTGTGGCTTCCTTAAGGGCAATCTCCAGCTTGATCTTCTTGTCGGATGCCCTCGAGACGACGGCATCCCAGCGCTGCTTCAGCGTGCGCAGCGTGTGCTGCAGATTGCTGGAGGAGACCTTCATCTGGTTCTGGCGCTTGATGTACTCCTGGCCCTGGGCCTGGATCGTCTCCACCTTGGGCCTGTTTTCATCCAGCTCGTTGTACACCTCCATGAAGCGCTCCAGTTGCTCTGTGGCCGTCTCAGGAAGGCCGCCCACAGGCTTGCTGGCTCCAATAACGGCATCCACATCGCCCAGCCATCCCAGGATGTCCTGGACCTCGGATATGTAGCCGTGCGCCTCTCGCAGAGCCTCCTCCAGCTCATGCTGGCGGTCGCTGGccttctgcagcagctgcttccaTTCGTTGTTCAGCTTGCGCAGCTTCTCCTGTGTAGTCGACGCCTCGACGGAACCTTTCTCCGTCTCGATGAGCTGCCGTCCAGCATCGTTCAGCGTATCCACTGAGTTCTGGTGCGCCTGTATATCGTTGGCCAGCACCTTCAGCTTGGCCAACTCAACCTCGAGCAGTTGTGGGTCCCCGGGTATCTGTAAAGGATTCAACCAAAGGTTACACCTACTTCTGGCTGGGATTCGACCCGAGCTTTAGCGCTTACCGGTTTCAACTGATCCAAAGTGCCGTCCGTCCTGTCGATCCAGACCAGCAGCTCGTTGAGAGCGTGCTGGAATTGACCCAAGTGGAGGAGGGCGTGCTCCAGTTGCTTCTGTCTGTCGACCATGCCGCGCAGCAGAGACTCCCAGCGACGATTGACCACCGACAGGGGCTCCCGAATAGATGCCGCTTGCTCGGGTGAAGTGCGTTCCGTCAGTTCTACAGCTTGTCTGTAAGGAAGGATTCGGCGTGGGATTAGAAAGGGTATCCCGGTACATAGATGCGCAAACATTTTCAGAAAAAGCAAGCGAAGCAATACAAATGCATGGCGCAAGTGTTTTGGGCAAACAATTCATGCAATTCTTGTACAAGTAGAGTACTTTGGGTGCATACTCGGGTAAGCAAAGACGCACGTGCCGCGACACCACAATACCCGGTACTcaatacagtatatatataaagtatatatataatcttATGATCTATGCaacttttaaaatatattcctATCCTCTTTCCAACTAATGACAAATATTCGAAGTGCTTTCATACCGCATATTCCATtacatctctctcttttcttttctctctgtttccATCAACGAATTACCATCCGACCGTTATATATCGCTCACTCCGCCGTCCACCAGAAAGATATGGACTTGATGGGACTCTTCTCGCTGTCACTTACACCTTTAGGAATCGAACAAACCCCCACAATAtttgagtaccgggtataaaaagcaaaTGCGTTTAGATCACGCCTTCAGTTGGTTTACTCCATCGAGCGTGCACTGTGTAAATCTGTGGCAATCGAAAAACATGCTCGGCTCAGCTTAAATGAACCAAAGACCAAAGATCTCAGTAGATCCAGTGATCAGGTATCAGGTATCAGATATCAGGCACTTAACAATACACATAACGTGAacaacgaacgaacgaacgcaCTAACGAGATTTTGATTGAGATTTCTTGCCTTTCTAGACCTCTGCCAATTCACACGATGATAGATACGACACCAGGGCGATAAAATATTAGATTTGGAAACAGCATTGAATTGATTCGAAGGCCTTACCTGTTTAATGCTTCTACTTCAACCATATGCGGATCGACTTCATCCTTGAACGACTTGAGTTGTTCAATCTGGCGCTTGACGGCATCAATGTCGGAGCCCACGGGTCCCAGATGGCCAAACTTGTCCTCGGCCTTGGTGAGGAACTTGAGCAGGTTCTGGAGAGTCTCGTGGAACTCCATGGCCTTCTCCATGGCATCGATGAGGTTCTCCTCGCGCTTTGCGTACAGAGCCGTGATGTTGTCCCAGGCATTGTCCAGGTCCTCGATGTGCTTCTTCACCTCGGGCTTGTCGGGCTCGCCGCACATGTTCATCAGGTTGCTGCCGTGACGGCGCACCTGCTCGACCTCGGGCTTGGTCTGGTCAATCTCATGGCGGATCTCCTGCAGGGCCACCTGCTGCTTCTTGATGTCCTGAGGCTGGGCTGCCGGCGGCTCCTGGCAAGAGAGCGTCTCTTCCAGATCCTTGAGGGTCTTCATCACGCTGTTGAGCTGCTTCCAGAAGGGCTCGGCCACGCTCAGGATATCATCCAGCGAGCTGCCGCGCTTCTTCGTGGCCTTCTGCACATCGTTCCACAGGTTGTTGAGCTTCTCCAGCTTCGCCTTGATGTCGCGCACAGCCGGATCGGCCTTGTTGCCCGCTTTGGCAATGACATCGTTGGCCGCCCGCTGCACAGCGCTGAATGCATCCTGCCGCTTGTCCAGGTCATCCATAAGGGCGTCGTTGTCCTCGATCTGCTCGCGTATCTTCTGGGGCAGGGCCGAGAGGGGATCCAGCTGGTTCACCTGATCCACTGTGTTGGCCAGGGCACGCAGCATTCCCTCCAGCTTGTCCGAGAACTGACTGGACTCCTGCAGAGCACTCTCCAGCGCCTGCTGGCGCTCGCGGAGCTCTAGACGGAGGGCAGCATAGCGCGCGTTGTCCGTGTCGAGGATCTCGTTGATCTTCGAGCCGTCCTCGTCGGCCACCAGGGCGCCCAGTGCCTCGCCCGTCTTGTTCAGCTTGTCCAGGAGTGGCTTGTGCTCCGCAATGGACTGCAGCAGACGCTCGTTCTTGTCCTGCTGCAAGGTGATCTGGTCGGGACGCAGAGCGGGCATGCTCAGGCGTGAGATCTGCTGCTCCATGTCATCCAGCCAGGTCGTCAGACCTTGATGCGAGTCGGCAAAGTGCTCCGAAAGGGGCAGGGCTTGCTCCAGGATGCCCAGACGCTCGCTGCACAGCTGGGCCACTGTGTCGACGATCTCCTTGAGATCATCTAGCTTCTCGCGCAGCGTGGCCGTGTTCTCGCTCTGCGGCGACTCCCGCAGAACCTTCTTGGAGGCAGCGGTCACGTCTCGCACGCGTCCCTTCTGACTGGATATGTCGTCGTTGATCGAGCGATGCTCTTGCAGCTGGGCACGCACCAGCTTCGGCTCCATGGCCGGATGGTCGGCCTCGCGCAGTGTGGTGTCCATCTCGCGGAACCACTCGAGCAAGTCGTCGATGTCGCCGGTCACCTCCTTGGCCCGCTGGTTGCTCAAATGCAGCCGCTCGGCCTTGCGCTGGATCTGCTCCACGATGGAGTCGAAGCGACGGTTGTCGCGCGTCACAATACTCTCGATGGTCGCTGCCCCCTCGCCGGGGGACAGTTGTCCCAGCTGCGGACCCACCTGGTTGATGGTGTCCAGAATGGGGCGCATATCGGCCAGTTCACCCTCCAGTCGCAGGACGTCCGCCTGACGGGGCTCGCTGGGAGCTAGCGCTGTCTCGGCCGTCTGCATCCACTCCACCAGACGGGTGTGTGCCTCGTGGAACTGCTGCACCAGTGGCAGGGCATTCTGGGCGCTCTTCAACAGATCCCCACCGCGATTGGTCAGATCCCCGTAGCGGCGCTGCAGCGAGTCGAGCTTGTCCTTCAGCTGGATGGCCTCGTCGTTGGATATGTGCTTCATCAGCTCGGCGCCGGTCTCCACGGTAGCCTCCACATTCGATGCGTGACCGGCAATGTTCTCGTTAAGCTCCAGCAGATGGTCCATCTGCTCCAGCAGCTTCTCGGCGTACACGGGCACGGACTTGAAGCGCTTCAGCTCGTTCTCCATGCTCTCCATCCAGGCTACAAGATCTTGGTAGCTGAGGACCAGGTGACGCAGTCCCTGGCGGGACTCGGCGAGCAGGGCGCCGATGTTATCGCTGGCATCGACCAGGCCGGTATATCGCTCGGTCACGCCTCGCACCTTCTCGCCCAGATTGACGGCCTCCTCGTCGCTAACGAGATGCATCAGCTGGGCGGCCACAtcggccaggtcggtgaaatCGGGCTTCTTGCCGAGAATCTCGTCGTGGAGACGGTCGTGCTCGCGTATCCTCTGCTGGATCTTCTCCTCGTCGGTGGGTATCAATTCCATCGACTTGACGGCGCGCTCTGTGCCGTCCAGCCACACTTCGAGGGGACTGATCTTGTCGTGGAATCTCTTGGCCACCTCCATGGCTTCCTCCAGGTCCTGTTCGCGTTGCTCGGCTCCGTCGGTGAGGGCATCGAAGCGCTTCATCAGATCGTTCAGCTGCTTCTCGATGGAAGCCCGTTCGGAGGGCTCGCAGTGATTGGCCACTTCCTGGCCGAGATTGGCCAGAGAGCCCATGGAATTCTGGCGATCGAGGAGCATCTTCTTCAGGAACTTTTGCTCCTGCAGCTGGGCCTTGACCACCTTGTAGTCGGAGCTGGGCGGCTTCTGGTTGGCCACCATCTCCTCGGTGTCGCTCAGCCACTTGGAGAGGCCGGCGAGGGCCTCCTGGAACTTGCCCGATTGGAGCAGGGCCACGTCCAACCGACGATCGCGCTCGTTCATGCGCTCCTTCAGGTCATTCCAGCGGTCGTTCAGCTTCTCCAGATCCTTCTCGATCGTGCTGGTCGAGACCCCGGTGCCGGCAGACCGCACCAGATCCCGTCCGGCCACATTGACTTTGTCGACATTGATGGCCAGAGGCTCCACCTTTCGCTCCCTGAACTGGCGGAAGTCCTCCTGCTGGCGACGTATCTGGTCTAGTTCGGAGCCCACGGGCTTCATGCGTTTGAACTCCTCGCTCACGTCCTGGATGTCGTCGAGGGTCTGCGACTGGTTGTCGTAGAACTCGCGCAGGGCCTTAAGCGTGGCCTGCAAGTTTTCCTCGTGATCTCTCACTCGGTTGTCCAAGCGACCCAGAGTCTTGCGCAGCGTGGAGATTTGCTCGCGCGTCTGAGTGGTGTCCGCGGCAAAGCCAGCGTCCACCAGAACATCAGCGGCACGCTCAGCATCTTCGAGGCGACCCACCAGGCGGTCCAGCCTGTTCTGGATCTTGCCAACAtcgtccagctgctgctgcacgatCTTGATTTCGCGTGCGGGCGGCGACAGCTTCTCGATCTCCGTCTCCAGGTCATTCAGATCGATGCCCAGGCTCTTCATTTGCTCATTGAACTGGGACACGGCTGTGGCAGCCGACTGCAGTTCGCCGCAGCGATCATCCAGGCGTCCCTGTAGCTCGGACAGGCGATCGGCCAGACCGTCCACTTCGCTAGTCAGATGATCGGCATCGCCGCCGGCAGCTCTGGCCTCGGCGCTTATGTCCTTGGCCAGAGCCTTGAGCGACTGCAGGGGCTTGCTCAGGTTTGTCAACTCCTCGCGTATGGCCTTGACGCGCTCCAGCAGTTTGGGATCCTTGGCAGCTCCACCCAAAGCATCGTGGGCGGCGAGGCGATCCTCGCAGCGGCCCAGCGAATGATCCAGATTGCGCAGCTCATCATTGAAGTCGCCCAGGCGACGCGAGCAGTTCTCAATCTCGTGGGCACGGGCAATGAGGTCGTTGTTGAGGCGCTCCCAGCGATCGCGGATGTCCTGCAGCTCGGCCTTGATGGGCTCCTTGTCGATGTCGCAACTGGTAAGGAAGGTCTCGCCCAGACCCTTGGTGTTCTCGAACTCCCCGGAGTGCTTCCACACTTCGTTGCGGAAGGTCTGCAGGTCGCGCAGTCGCGTCTCCAGCTTCGCCTTGGACAGCACGCCGGGCGTCAGGTCGGACAACTTGTCCTCTGCGGTGCGCAGCCAGGCGAGGAATGTCTCCGAGGTCTGCGAGTACTTCTTGCAGTGCTCCATGCAGGTCTGCAGTCGTGTGTGCCGGTCGACGGCCTCGCGACGCAGCTTCTCCCACTGCTGTTGGATGCGCTCCAGGTCGCGCTTGACGCTGCGATCCTGCTGGCGGTCGGACAGATCCTTGCCCTTGTTGATCAGCATGATCACCTCGTGCTCGCGGGCCATCACCTCGCGGTAGATGGGCTCATGGGTGTCGATCTGGTGCTGCAGCGTCGGCTTGTGGGCGGACACCAGCAGACGATCGCTCAGATTCGAGAGCTCGCCCGAAAGCCAGCCGAGGGTCTTGGAGCAGTTCTCGGCAAAGTGACGGCCATCGCGTAGTGAGGCCTCTGTCTCGGCCTTCTTGGTATCCAGCTTCTTCTGGAGCGCCAGGTACTGCTTCTCCAGGGCGGCAACGCGGCTGTTGACATCAGCCCGCGAAGCAGGATCCCCGAGAATGTTGCACAGTGTGGCCGCGGACTGTTCCACGTCGGCCAGGAGAGGGCGCTGGCCCTCCAGTTGTCGCTCCAGGTTCTCGATTTTGCGCAGATTCTCCTGGTGATCCCCATCCAGGGGCAGAGTGTCCAGGCTGTCGCTGATGTTCTGCAGGGCCTCGCGCAGCCGATTGACGGCCGCATCGAACTCCTTGGAACTGTCGGCGGCGCCGCCTAGGCTGTTGGCGCGATCATCGAGCTTGCCCACCAGATCCTCCCACTTGCCGATTATGTCCTTGAGCTTGATCTCGACGGCCTGGGCATCGGGTGTGCCGGCCAAATGGTCGACCACATCGTGTCCCAACTCCTGCAAGTGCTTCAGTTGAGGCTGCTGGGTGCGGAACTCCTCGCGGAGGACTTGGACCTGCTGTACCTGGCTCTGAACCATGCGGGGGTCCGAGGAGATGGGTCCCAGGACCGTCAGCATGCGCTCCTTGCTGTCCAGCCAGCCCTTCAGGTTGCCGTGGGTGTCAAGGAAGTCGCGCAGCTTCTCGGCGAAGGCGATGCGGTTCTTGCAGATGTCGTTGAGATTCTTCCACTTCTCCTGGATGCCATCGTTCTCGAGGCGCAGCTGCTCGGCGCCTGGGACGTCCGATTTGCGTCGCAGGATGTCCTTGACCTGGGCCTTGGTGGTGTCTAGCAGGCTCTGCTTCTCGTACATGTCCTCGAGGATCTTGCGCGCCTGCTTGATGCAGCGCTCGGCCTCCTCCTTGTTGGAGACTGACTCCTTGGGCAACTGGCGCTGAATGCGCTCCAGGAACTGTGCAAGACCCTTGAGGTTCTCGTACTGCTTGCGCAGCTCCTCGCTCAGGTTGTCCAGCTCGTGCTGGCGATCGTTGAGCCGCACGCCAATGAGCCCGTAGCGATTGTTGATCTcgctcagctgctgctgcaccggAGACAGCTCGGACAGCTGGAAGCCGTCCTGAGAGGATCTGCGGCTACCGAATCCACTGGAACCAGTCGATAGTGGCGACAGAATGCCTCCCttggtggggctggggctccTGGCGTTCTGCTCCGCTCCAGACATGCGTCGCAACGGACTCGTCCGCTTGATCGGGCTGTACGTGGAACGCTTGCGCGCGGGGCTCTCGGGCCGAATCAAAGCGTCGTACTGCGCTCCCACATCGTTGATCTTGTCAATGATGGGAGCGTAGTCACGATAGTCCTTGCATATGGGCTTCAGTTCGTCGTGCTGCTGCCGTATGCGGTCCAGGTCAATGGCCACCGGCGGCAGTCCGTTGACGCGTGCCTCCGTGCTGGCCAGCCAGGAGAGCACCTGGTCCTTGAGTCCCTCGTaggccagctgctgctcagcCTTCTGCTTGGACAGCTTTGCCCGCTCATCgatgctgatgttgatgttgcGCCACTGCGACTCCAGAGCCTTGATGCGATCCCGCAGGCCTCCGGTGTCGGTGACATCGCGCAGACTAATCAGATCCTTGCCCTGGCGTACACACTCCTCGAACTGGGGCGCCAGTTGATCCTTGTCGCGCGACAGTTCGTGCATGCGGCGGGCCAGCTCCTCGGTGGACAGCAGACTGGTCTCGCGACTGTCCAGTGCCTCCTGCAAGCTGCCCATGCGTTGCTCCACAGTGCTGATCTCGTCCAGATACCGGCTGAGGCGGATGTAGACATCATCCAGGAACTCGCCCCGCTTGTTGACCTTTTCGTAAAGCTTCTCAAACTTGCCTGTGACGTCGTTCAGATTGGCCTCCACCTTCTTGGCGATGCGCGCATTCGAGGCGCTGGCTAGCAAATGTTTGGCCGAGATCTGGACGCTGTCGATGCTGGCCTGGTGCGACTGCAGATCGGCTAGCAGAACCTTGTGCTCGCGTATTTGCTCCTGGAGGCGCTCCTTGATGAGCGAGGCGGGACGCAGGTTGAGCTTGTACTTGTCCTCGGCCTGGCTGACCCAACCTCCCAGACTATCCAGGGCGTCCTGCACGCCCTGCGACTGCACGAGCGTCTTGTCGAGATTCTTGCAGTGCTCGCCCAGGTtgtccagcagctgctggtaACCGTTCTTCAGGTCGGCGATGGGCAGCTCCAGCTGGTTGATTTCCATGGGGCTGAGCTGGCCGCCGAGGCTGCGCAGCAGGTTGTCGAGTGCCTGCTGTGCGTTGTCCACCAGGCGGCCGCTAGAGAGGAGCTCGTTATGCAGGGCCTTGGCCTCGTTCATCTGATCCTGGACGGCCTTGGGATCGCCGGCAATCGGCTCGGAGATGAGGCGGGACACGCGAGGATGCACGCTCCTCAGCCACTCGCTGGCCTTGTCCAGCGCATCCTGATACTCCCGTTGGCGTCCGCCCAGTCCAGATACGCGATCCTGCAGGGCATTCACGCGGTTCAGCAGATCCTTGTATTGGGCCGAGACCAGCGACACCTCCTGCCGGATGGGGCTCTCGGCACTGGCCAACGGCTCGACATGGGGCAGCCTCTCCGGCAGCGAAGTGCGAAAATCATTGAGTATCCCAAGGAACTCCTTGCTCTCGTCCACAAACTTCTGCGCGGCCATGGTGATGAAGCGCAGATCGGCCTGGTGGCCAATCACATCGCTGACAAACTCGCGGATGGAGTCTGCCTGGGATCCGAGTCGTGTCAGATCCGACAGCGAGCGCTCCTTGTCCTCGAGGGTGCGTCGGGCCATTTGCAGCCAGTCGGAGAAGACGTCCAGTTCGCTGCGCAGCTTCGTGAGCTCATCACGTCCCGCCTCCAGGCGGCGCAGCAGACGCACGGTGCGATCGTTGACACGATCCACGCGTGAGCGCAGCTCCCGTCCGGAGTTCTCCAAAGTGGTCACTTCTGGGGCGGAGAGGACATCGCCGCCAGTGAGCACAAT is a window of Drosophila pseudoobscura strain MV-25-SWS-2005 chromosome 3, UCI_Dpse_MV25, whole genome shotgun sequence DNA encoding:
- the shot gene encoding dystonin isoform X35, which gives rise to MMDRESLSEWAKDKPLSILQLDPADRAVLRIADERDAIQKKTFTKWVNKHLKKTYTMLHVCVTTNGIPCCSQSANRRVVDLFEDLRDGHNLLSLLEVLSGEHLPREKGKMRFHMLQNAQMALDFLRYKKIKLVNIRAEDIVDGNPKLTLGLIWTIILHFQISDIVVGKEDNVSAREALLRWARRSTARYPGVRVNDFTSSWRDGLAFSALVHRNRPDLLDWRKARNDRPRDRLETAFHIVEKEYGVTRLLDPEDVDTNEPDEKSLITYISSLYDVFPEPPSIHPLFDMESQRRVHEYRDLAQQFIYWCREKTAYLQERSFPPTLIEMKRLLSDLQRFRSEEVSARKREKSKLIQIYKELERYFETVGEVDVEAELRPDAIEKAWYRMNTALQDREVILQQEIERLERLQRLADKVQREIKHVDQKLTDLETRIVEEGRRIERLHPVDAKSIVESLETEIRHLEEPIQDMNQDCHVLNEGRYPHVSELHKKVNKLHQRWAQLRTNFHTNLVQKLSGLKYPVHETTVTRQTRMVVESRQIDTNPHFRDLQDHIEWCQNKLKQLLAADYGSDLPSVKEELDRQQHEHKIIDQFHSKILNDERQQTKFTGDELNLYQQRLNQLQKVYAELLSTSTKRLSDLDSLQHFLGQASAELQWLNEKEQVEITRDWADKQLDLPSVHRYYENLMSELEKREMHFATILDRGEALLNQQHPASKCVEAHLTALQQQWAWLLQLTLCLEVHLKHATEYHQFFGEIKDAEQWLAKRDEILNSKFSQSDFGLDQGETLLRGMQDLREELNSFGETVATLQRRAQTIVPLNKRRQPVNRQGPVQAICAYKQQGQLQIEKGETVTLLDNSGRVKWRVRTAKGQEGSIPGACLLLPPPDQEAIDAAERLKRLFDRSVALWQKKHLRLRQNMIFATIRVVKGWDFDQFLAMGPEQRTAIRRALNDDADKLLSEGDPNDPQLRRLRREMDEVNRLFDEFEKRARAEEESKQASRIFTEECIAIKGKLEDMARELDQIILAPLPRDLDSLEHVLEIHGDYERRLHLLEPELKHLQETFRTIALKTPVLKKSLDNLMELWKELNTQSGLHKDRLKLLEASLAGLEDNEHVISELENELARHHDLPSTAEGLQQVFKQLTQMQDIITQQQPQMDKMNDAADQLGRMGVPTKVLGDLKRLHSNVERLNTRWSAVCNQLGERMRSCETAIGLMKNLQSSVQVEESWVDGTTERLSAMPTATSAYELDKLLGAAIERKPKIENVNVAGGRLIREAKIYDSKCLRFVDWLLEARPSFSPPRRDLRPADSDPGATQYYSQRLDNLNTKYDRLLEQLSQRLKTAIEVNGSDGLQYAESLQKPLKTFRVDFSAGSVPTGDGHAARPEDLYTTTYSTTQFSSTKTTKSSSKSIYSSDNLDPASQELANASPIGTQIQFNEIRTLKRSQQFPGGNSVLDIAGIRDPRTGRILTIGEAIQLRILDVRTGEMLVGDRRITLEQAAEQGLIDSQLARQLLQPGAGRDPSGRELSLLEVIQREISEAESGYETAEKRIKQAVFEKFNMCEENVNDLLKWVTTVEQKISSVGGPREKIDELRNQINALKQIKDEIESQQRPVATCLEQIRQIVLTGGDVLSAPEVTTLENSGRELRSRVDRVNDRTVRLLRRLEAGRDELTKLRSELDVFSDWLQMARRTLEDKERSLSDLTRLGSQADSIREFVSDVIGHQADLRFITMAAQKFVDESKEFLGILNDFRTSLPERLPHVEPLASAESPIRQEVSLVSAQYKDLLNRVNALQDRVSGLGGRQREYQDALDKASEWLRSVHPRVSRLISEPIAGDPKAVQDQMNEAKALHNELLSSGRLVDNAQQALDNLLRSLGGQLSPMEINQLELPIADLKNGYQQLLDNLGEHCKNLDKTLVQSQGVQDALDSLGGWVSQAEDKYKLNLRPASLIKERLQEQIREHKVLLADLQSHQASIDSVQISAKHLLASASNARIAKKVEANLNDVTGKFEKLYEKVNKRGEFLDDVYIRLSRYLDEISTVEQRMGSLQEALDSRETSLLSTEELARRMHELSRDKDQLAPQFEECVRQGKDLISLRDVTDTGGLRDRIKALESQWRNINISIDERAKLSKQKAEQQLAYEGLKDQVLSWLASTEARVNGLPPVAIDLDRIRQQHDELKPICKDYRDYAPIIDKINDVGAQYDALIRPESPARKRSTYSPIKRTSPLRRMSGAEQNARSPSPTKGGILSPLSTGSSGFGSRRSSQDGFQLSELSPVQQQLSEINNRYGLIGVRLNDRQHELDNLSEELRKQYENLKGLAQFLERIQRQLPKESVSNKEEAERCIKQARKILEDMYEKQSLLDTTKAQVKDILRRKSDVPGAEQLRLENDGIQEKWKNLNDICKNRIAFAEKLRDFLDTHGNLKGWLDSKERMLTVLGPISSDPRMVQSQVQQVQVLREEFRTQQPQLKHLQELGHDVVDHLAGTPDAQAVEIKLKDIIGKWEDLVGKLDDRANSLGGAADSSKEFDAAVNRLREALQNISDSLDTLPLDGDHQENLRKIENLERQLEGQRPLLADVEQSAATLCNILGDPASRADVNSRVAALEKQYLALQKKLDTKKAETEASLRDGRHFAENCSKTLGWLSGELSNLSDRLLVSAHKPTLQHQIDTHEPIYREVMAREHEVIMLINKGKDLSDRQQDRSVKRDLERIQQQWEKLRREAVDRHTRLQTCMEHCKKYSQTSETFLAWLRTAEDKLSDLTPGVLSKAKLETRLRDLQTFRNEVWKHSGEFENTKGLGETFLTSCDIDKEPIKAELQDIRDRWERLNNDLIARAHEIENCSRRLGDFNDELRNLDHSLGRCEDRLAAHDALGGAAKDPKLLERVKAIREELTNLSKPLQSLKALAKDISAEARAAGGDADHLTSEVDGLADRLSELQGRLDDRCGELQSAATAVSQFNEQMKSLGIDLNDLETEIEKLSPPAREIKIVQQQLDDVGKIQNRLDRLVGRLEDAERAADVLVDAGFAADTTQTREQISTLRKTLGRLDNRVRDHEENLQATLKALREFYDNQSQTLDDIQDVSEEFKRMKPVGSELDQIRRQQEDFRQFRERKVEPLAINVDKVNVAGRDLVRSAGTGVSTSTIEKDLEKLNDRWNDLKERMNERDRRLDVALLQSGKFQEALAGLSKWLSDTEEMVANQKPPSSDYKVVKAQLQEQKFLKKMLLDRQNSMGSLANLGQEVANHCEPSERASIEKQLNDLMKRFDALTDGAEQREQDLEEAMEVAKRFHDKISPLEVWLDGTERAVKSMELIPTDEEKIQQRIREHDRLHDEILGKKPDFTDLADVAAQLMHLVSDEEAVNLGEKVRGVTERYTGLVDASDNIGALLAESRQGLRHLVLSYQDLVAWMESMENELKRFKSVPVYAEKLLEQMDHLLELNENIAGHASNVEATVETGAELMKHISNDEAIQLKDKLDSLQRRYGDLTNRGGDLLKSAQNALPLVQQFHEAHTRLVEWMQTAETALAPSEPRQADVLRLEGELADMRPILDTINQVGPQLGQLSPGEGAATIESIVTRDNRRFDSIVEQIQRKAERLHLSNQRAKEVTGDIDDLLEWFREMDTTLREADHPAMEPKLVRAQLQEHRSINDDISSQKGRVRDVTAASKKVLRESPQSENTATLREKLDDLKEIVDTVAQLCSERLGILEQALPLSEHFADSHQGLTTWLDDMEQQISRLSMPALRPDQITLQQDKNERLLQSIAEHKPLLDKLNKTGEALGALVADEDGSKINEILDTDNARYAALRLELRERQQALESALQESSQFSDKLEGMLRALANTVDQVNQLDPLSALPQKIREQIEDNDALMDDLDKRQDAFSAVQRAANDVIAKAGNKADPAVRDIKAKLEKLNNLWNDVQKATKKRGSSLDDILSVAEPFWKQLNSVMKTLKDLEETLSCQEPPAAQPQDIKKQQVALQEIRHEIDQTKPEVEQVRRHGSNLMNMCGEPDKPEVKKHIEDLDNAWDNITALYAKREENLIDAMEKAMEFHETLQNLLKFLTKAEDKFGHLGPVGSDIDAVKRQIEQLKSFKDEVDPHMVEVEALNRQAVELTERTSPEQAASIREPLSVVNRRWESLLRGMVDRQKQLEHALLHLGQFQHALNELLVWIDRTDGTLDQLKPIPGDPQLLEVELAKLKVLANDIQAHQNSVDTLNDAGRQLIETEKGSVEASTTQEKLRKLNNEWKQLLQKASDRQHELEEALREAHGYISEVQDILGWLGDVDAVIGASKPVGGLPETATEQLERFMEVYNELDENRPKVETIQAQGQEYIKRQNQMKVSSSNLQHTLRTLKQRWDAVVSRASDKKIKLEIALKEATEFHDTLQAFVEWLTQAEKQLSNADAVSRVLETIQAQMEEHKVLQKDVSTHREAMLLLDKKGTHLKYFSQKQDVILIKNLLVSVQHRWERVVSKAAERTRALDHGYKEAREFNDAWSGMMQYLQETEQVLDQIIEEATASKEPQKIKKYIAKLKETHRQLAAKQTVYDGTMRTGKNLMERAPKGDRPVLDKMLLELKEQWTRVWSKSIERQRKLEEALLLSGQFSDALGELFEWLKKAKSRLNENGPVHGDLETVQGLCEHHKHIEQDLQKRAAQMQGVLKTGRDLERSGNNPEVGRQLDELQSIWEEVKSAVGKRGERLEVALVDAEKLNARVQALFDWLDHAEHKLRYAKNAPDDEKVSREMMDIHIEFMKDLRVRESEKTETFEYAEDIIGKAYPDAIPIIKNWLSIIQQRWEEVRQWAINRESKLGLHLQSLKDLDDNIEELLAWLTGLEGTLLNLKHEQLPDEIPPVEKLIEDHKEFMENTARRQTEVDRACKPRQLPPGARKPSRSGKTPVRGSSHDLREQSPDGMRRQSFKGSRDQGLNARKGSRVTPTRDTPDRDRLPHYGPRFSPSSTGPELEFRSPRAKLLWTKWRDVWMLSWERQRLLNDHLLYLKDVERARNFSWDDWRKRFLKYMNHKKSRLTDLFRKMDKDNNGMIPRDVFIDGILNTKFDTSGLEMKAVADLFDRNGEGLIDWQEFIAALRPDWQERKPANDSDKIHDEVKRLVMLCTCRQKFRVFQVGEGKYRFGDSQKLRLVRILRSTVMVRVGGGWVALDEFLQKNDPCRAKGRTNIELREQFILADGVSQSMAAFTPRRSTPNAAATATSSPHAHNGGSSNLPPYMSGQGPIIKVRERSVRSIPMSRPSRSSLSASTPDSLSDNEGSHGGPSGRYTPRKVTYTSTRTGLTPGGSRAGSKPNSRPLSRQGSKPPSRHGSTLSLDSTDDHTPSRIPQRKPSTASTASGTTPRPARLSVTTTTPGSRLNGSSTITRKTASGSASPAPTRRNISGSTTPSGMQTPRKSSAEPTFSSTMHRTARGTTPTEKREPFRL